TATCCACGAACAGCAGCGTTTCCTTGCCGGACTTGTCACGGAACTCTTCACACATCGTCAGCGCGGTCAGCGCGACGCGGAGTCGTGCTCCGGGCGGCTCGTTCATCTGGCCGAACACCATCGCCACACGGTCGAGCACGTGTGCCGTCTTGCCGGAGGCGTCGGTGTATTGCGCTTCCTTCATTTCCAGCCAGAGGTCGTTACCTTCGCGCGTACGCTCACCGACGCCGGCAAACACGGAGTAGCCGCCGTGCTCACGGGCGATACGTGCGATCATCTCCTGAATGATGACGGTCTTGCCGACGCCTGCACCGCCGAAAAGCCCGATCTTGCCGCCACGGACAAACGGGCAGAGCAGGTCGATGACCTTGATGCCTGTTTCGAGTACTTGAGTCTTGGGGTTGAGTGAGGTGAACTCAGGCGGCATCGCGTGAATGGATCGGAACTCCGTCGCCGCCACCGGGCCTTTTTTGTCCACCGGCTTGCCCAGCAGGTTGAACACCCGACCAAGCACCGGCTCACCCACCGGTACCTTCACTGGCGCACCGGTGTCTGTAACCGCCATACCACGGGTCAAACCGTCGGTAGAGCCCAGCGCAACCGCTCGCACCTGTCCGCCGCCAAGGTGCTTGGCGACCTCGCCGGTCAGGTCGATTTCCATGCCGTTGTGCGTGCTCTTGATGTGCAGGGCATTGTAAATCTCCGGCAGGGCGTTCTCCGGGAATCGTGCGTCGAAAGTCGAACCGATGACTTGCGTGATCGTGCCTTGATTCATGTCAGCGTTTTCCGGGGGTTCCGTGGTTTCCGGGTGGTTTGAGGCTTTATTGGGCCGGGTAGGATAAAGGAACCGCGCACAATTGCCAAGTCAGCATCTCAGAACCGGAGGCAAAGTCTCCGGTCCTATATGCGGCGTAGTCTGCGGCTCTGTTGGCGTTTCAATACCAAGCGTACGGCTGGGCAGTGGGGCTGCCTGCGTTGTACCACGTCCAAAAGGTAGGCCATTGTACGAATGCGCTATGTCCATCCAGAAATGACGAGTTGAACCCCACTCCGTTTGGTTTTTCGATCATCGAGTTGTATGACGGCGGAGGTGAGCCGCCATGCCGGTAGCCGGGGATGTAGTGTACGTAGCCGGCACGGTATTCCGCGCCGCTGCAATCCGCTGCCCAGAACGTCGCCGACGGCACCGGGATTCGATCAAGATAATACACCATCATCGGAATGCCGTAGTCCACCCGGGTAAGCGGCGAGCGGTTGTAGCCGTAGCACTCACGGCGGTAGGCGCTGCCATAGGCTCCGCCGTAGTCATAGCCCGCCCATCCGTTGCCATAGGTGAAGTCCTCCGGCTTGCCTTCAGCACTTGGGCAATAAAAGACATGAGTGTGCGAGTTAAGTGAGTCCAGGCCCAGATAGGGCATGAGCACCGCTGTGGTCCAGCCGGTGGTGTCAGGAGGAAAGTGCTGCTTGTAGTCGTTGAAGTAAGCCTGAGTCGCGATG
The DNA window shown above is from Phycisphaeraceae bacterium and carries:
- the atpD gene encoding F0F1 ATP synthase subunit beta produces the protein MNQGTITQVIGSTFDARFPENALPEIYNALHIKSTHNGMEIDLTGEVAKHLGGGQVRAVALGSTDGLTRGMAVTDTGAPVKVPVGEPVLGRVFNLLGKPVDKKGPVAATEFRSIHAMPPEFTSLNPKTQVLETGIKVIDLLCPFVRGGKIGLFGGAGVGKTVIIQEMIARIAREHGGYSVFAGVGERTREGNDLWLEMKEAQYTDASGKTAHVLDRVAMVFGQMNEPPGARLRVALTALTMCEEFRDKSGKETLLFVDNVFRFTQAGSEVSALLGRMPSAVGYQPTLSTEMGELQERITSTEKGAITSVQAIYVPADDLTDPAPATTFSHLDAFVTLSRGIAEKGIFPAVDPLASTSRILDPGIIGQDHYDVSRRVQTILQRYKGLQDIIAILGVDELSEEDKLIVRRARKIERFLSQPFFVAEVFTGFPGVYTPLKESIDSFRRICNGEGDDIPEGAFMYVGTLDDAKKKAERLAKG
- a CDS encoding DUF1559 domain-containing protein yields the protein MPRDAASHRVQPHGSRGSAFTLVELLVVISIIALLIALLLPALAQAREVAHRAKCLSNTRQIGIATQAYFNDYKQHFPPDTTGWTTAVLMPYLGLDSLNSHTHVFYCPSAEGKPEDFTYGNGWAGYDYGGAYGSAYRRECYGYNRSPLTRVDYGIPMMVYYLDRIPVPSATFWAADCSGAEYRAGYVHYIPGYRHGGSPPPSYNSMIEKPNGVGFNSSFLDGHSAFVQWPTFWTWYNAGSPTAQPYAWY